The window GGCGTAGGATCCTGTTTGTGCCTGCCACAAGAAGAATCATCAACACCCCGCGAAGCTGGAATACGGCGCAAGCTAGACTTGGAGCTATTGCCGAAAACATAAGCGGCTGTAGAGATATCGGAACTTGTACCATTCGTATTACTGATCGCCAAAGTGACATGGTTCTGAGCTGAAGATTGTGTCTGCTGGTTCCGCTGTGGCTGGATTTGCTTGTTACTGCTGGTACTGACAGTGTTGCCTTTATAATCCACGCTTTCGCCTCGATTGGGTACGTTCATTGAACTGAAAGTATCGGTTTTGCTGCAGGTATTGATAGCACCGGTCGTCTTATTCGTTGTCGTTGCAACCGTCGTTTGTGTGTTAACATTAGCTtaaaggcaaaacaaaaatgtgaaaatgtcTAGAAATGGGCCGTAATTGTAAACATGTAATTGACGCTACCTGTTTGCAATGACAGCATCTTCGGTTTACCTTTTTGTGATGAAGTTTTCGCCCTTCTTCGAAGCCGCTGCTGCACCCCATCGTTCGACGAGTTACTCTCTGTTTAGGGTAGCAAATAACGATAGAATTACAGAAGCGTCCGATCGCCGTTTACAGCGTTCCAAACTGTTACTCACCATGTTCAATATTCATACCCCTCACCCAAGATTTTTCCTTCCAGTCGCCCCAAGTTGTGTAGTGGCCATCTTGTTTAACAACCTGCTCGTGAAAGTTTCGACCGTTTGCGTCATCCTGTTGTGTTTCCTGCTGTTGCATTGGCTGTTGTCTGTTGCGATCATTGAGCTTTCCATTACCACCCGTATTATTTCTATCGGTACATGATGCACCATCTCTTTTTTCACTGTAGCCTCTAACATTGCGGTTCCGTCTATCCGAATAAGCATTACTTCGTTGCCCTCGATCTTTAACCAgtacttcttcttcgttttcagTGCTAAGCGTAGCTATAAATACAGGAAAGTTTTAAAGAATCCAAATGTGTGAAACTATTAACTATATGAAACTAATATATAAAACTACTTTGGGAAGGCATCGCGGaggaatgtttaaaaatagctgttcccggcgcgcGTCGCCACGCCTCTATCTGGCGTTTCAAGAGAACTTCCcgatgacgtatccgatcagTTTCCCttctcatttcccgttactcctACTTTTCAGACGATTGGGCTTGTCGGTGACGTATTTGTTCAGTTTCCCTCTCCACCTCCTGTTACTCTGCTACAAATGATAGGGTGATGTATCCGATAGGCTTTCCATCTCCCTTAGCGTTGCAAACATGGCAAAACTTGCTCCAACTAAATTTGactcaaattgtttgaacacttttcgagccttttgctttttgcacttttttgctgaaatttacGTAAATTTTGTATGAGAACCCCTATGTCAAGTGGCGAagggtttcaaacattcaccaaaacATTTCCCCTTCCCAAAAACACCCACCGACAgaattttgttcgatttgttcgaaaacatcccgaattatgctgaattGTATATTTCGTTTATATGGGAACTCTGTCTCTGTATTTTCtcagtgccaagtgtaaagtaccaagtgctagtgcttctctttccatcacgtggagaaggtaagataaaattgcagaaatgcaatgcaaaaactctaactagggggctacacgaagcgtgaaaactagcgtaaaattaatttgtagtgtcaaaacgtttacgcttcgtgtggcagcaaaaatataaaaacgaaatgtgaaacgtgtttacgttcgtgtttttgatccgagaaaataaaaataggagagaaattaattgatttctgaatttttttatctgttttttccgattttgttgctataccagcaaataagaacataaattatcctctgttttgtaagcaaagcgtatgaaataaataattacgctcgggtttacgcctcgcgcgagccgtaaacgttttgacagcgccgcagcagtttagcattaatcgttaatgtcaaaatcattacgttacgcttgatgtagccccacagtaacaaaaatttactttcttttcttcctttgtgaaatgcatcgaaaactacgcgcgaaacgatctacgcatcgaacaccgaaaaccCCCCGAAGGAGGAAGATAgatgagaaaaaaggaacataaGTTTGGGTTATCAAACAGATATATGAATTGCTAGGAAAGACTGCATCGCACAAGCAGTAGGAAAAGGAGGACCGagttcaaattaattaataattgcTATCAAACACAGCACATA is drawn from Anopheles bellator chromosome X unlocalized genomic scaffold, idAnoBellAS_SP24_06.2 X_unloc_19, whole genome shotgun sequence and contains these coding sequences:
- the LOC131214136 gene encoding uncharacterized protein LOC131214136 isoform X2 gives rise to the protein MQQQETQQDDANGRNFHEQVVKQDGHYTTWGDWKEKSWVRGMNIEHESNSSNDGVQQRLRRRAKTSSQKANVNTQTTVATTTNKTTGAINTCSKTDTFSSMNVPNRGESVDYKGNTVSTSSNKQIQPQRNQQTQSSAQNHVTLAISNTNGTSSDISTAAYVFGNSSKSSLRRIPASRGVDDSSCGRHKQDPTPHQSTVQSESIQTGGQQTTKASLHSLTSSKATSVVGTTMTLSTAEQIINKDDALMNGSS
- the LOC131214136 gene encoding uncharacterized protein LOC131214136 isoform X1 — encoded protein: MQQQETQQDDANGRNFHEQVVKQDGHYTTWGDWKEKSWVRGMNIEHESNSSNDGVQQRLRRRAKTSSQKGKPKMLSLQTANVNTQTTVATTTNKTTGAINTCSKTDTFSSMNVPNRGESVDYKGNTVSTSSNKQIQPQRNQQTQSSAQNHVTLAISNTNGTSSDISTAAYVFGNSSKSSLRRIPASRGVDDSSCGRHKQDPTPHQSTVQSESIQTGGQQTTKASLHSLTSSKATSVVGTTMTLSTAEQIINKDDALMNGSS